TCTGGTCGCTCTGGGATCAAAGCGGCGGCGAATGGGTGCTGCAGGCGGAGAAGATGCAACGGCACGTGAATCTCTTCGGCTGGGAGTTCGAACTCGAGTCGTCCCAGATGCAGGCAGTCAACGCCATCATGATCCTGGCGCTGATTCCGGCGTTCCAATACGCGTTCTACCCCGCGATCAACGCCGTCTGGAAACTCACGCCGCTGCGCAAGATCGGCCTCGGCATCTTCACCATCGGCATTTCCTTCCTCATCAGCGCGTGGATCGAGGCGCGCCTCACCGCTGGCGTGAAGGTCAACGTCATGTGGCAATTGCCCGCGTATCTCGTGCTCTCGGCGGGCGAGGTGATGACCTCGATCACCTGCCTCGAATTCGCCTACACGCAGGCGCCGCGCCACCTGAAGGCCGTCGTCAACGCGCTCTATCTGCTTTCGATCTCGGCGGGCAACCTCTTCACCGCCGCGGTGCAGTTCTTCATCGCGAACCCCGACGGCACCTCGAAGCTCCACGGCGCCGCCTACTACAACTTCTTCGCCGCCTTCGCGGTGATTGCCTCGATCGTCTTCGCCGTCATCGCGCTCCGCTACAAGGAGGTCAGCTACCTCCAGGACGACGCGCCCGCCCAAGCCTGAGTAAACCAACCACGAATGAACACGAATAGACACGAATCGCTGCGCCGCGTCCGATGCCTCGGCCATTCATTCGTGTCCATTGGTGTCCATTCGTGGTTCAACTTTTTCCTCTTTTCGCCATGACCCGTCTGCCCGTCACCAAAACGCCCAAGTGCTACGTCGGAGGAGCGTTCATTCGCTCCGAGAGTTCGCGCGTGTTCCCGATCAAGGACGCCGCCGGCAACTTCTTCGCCAACATCCCGCAGTGCACGCGCAAGGACCTGCGCAATGCCGTCGAGGCCGCCGCCAAGGCCGGTCCCGGCTGGGCCAAGCGCACGGCCTACAACCGCGGCCAGATCATCTACCGCATGGCGGAGATGCTCGAGGCGCGCCAAGCCGACATGGCCGATGCGCTCGCGGTCGGTGGCACCTCCAAGGCGGCCGCGGCCAAGGAAATCGTCGCGACGATTGATCGCCTCATCCACTACGCCGGCTGGACCGACAAATACGAGTCGCTGCTCGGCAGCGTGAATCCCGTCGCCGCACCTTACTTCAATTTCACCGTGACCGATCCGATGGGCATCGTCGGTGTGATCGCGCCCGATGAAGCGCCGTTGCTCGCGCTGGTGTCGCTCATCGCGCCGATCATCACGAGCGGCAACACGGTCGTCGCGCTCGCGTCGTCCACGCAGCCGTATCCGAGCATCGTGCTCGGCGAGATGCTCGCGACGAGCGACCTGCCCGGCGGCGTCGTGAATCTGCTCACCGGTTTCCGCAAGGAGATCGTGCCGACGATGGCCACGCACGCGCACCTGCGCGCGCTGGCCGGCGTGGCCAATGCCGAGGAGCGCAAGGCGCTCAAGCTCGGCGCCGCCGAGAGCGTGAAGCGCGTGAAGCTTCACGCCGCCGAGGACAAGACCGATTGGTTCTCCGACCGCGCGCAGAGCCTCTACGAGATCCGCGACTTCGTGGAGTTCAAGACGACCTGGCACCCGGTCGGGGCCTGAGTCTGGAGCAAGCGGGCGCACGCGTTTTCGGAGGCGCCAAACTTGAAGGTGGTCGCCGCTGTCCCCAGCGGCGACTTGCACGCGAGCTCGCCGCGGAAAGGCGTCGGTAGGGACACCGACGCCCACCGCGGGCCCCTGCGGCGTGAGGGAAAATCAACCGTAGGTCAGCACGTAGGGTGCGGTGCCGATCGTGAAGCTCAGCACGAGCGAGGCCTTAGGCTGGAGTTTGGCCTTCGAGGTCGTCGTCCAGCCGGTGCCGTCGCCCCAGACTTGGTTCACCGTCGCCGCGCCGTTGGGCAGGTAGGTGACGAAGTAGGGGAAGTGCTCGAGCGTGGTCGCGACGACGGCTTGCAGGTTCTGGTTGAGCGGGAGTTTTTCCGCGACCGGGTGCGACGGGTAGGTCGAGGGATCGTCCCACGCGTGGTCGAGGAACACGGTCTTGTAGGCGGTGTTCGTCTTGATGAAGAACCACTCGCCGCCGAACTGGAAGAATGCGAAGCGCGTCCAGCCGTTGGCCCACGTCCATGCGCCGAGCGCCTGCGGGGCGAGCGGTTTGTCGGAGGCGGGTCCGAGCTGATAGGTGAAGACGTTGTTGGCCTTGCCGACATTGGTGTTGTAGCCGAGCAGATACGGCGTGCCACGGTAGAGATACGGCTGCACGAGCGTGAGGCCGGGCTGCGCGGGCAGGCCTTTCGTGACGATGCCGGAGATTTTGCCCACGGCGTTGATGGTGAAGAAACCGAAGTTGCCGGTGCTCGCGGTGTAGGCGACGAGCGCCGGGCCATTGTTGATCGTGAACGGTTGCACGATGTCCCAGCCGGGCCCGAGCGTGGCGCTGCCGGCGGCTTTCACGGCGAGTTTGCCGAGCGCGCCGGGTTTCACGGTGTAGAAATCAACGGCGCCGCTGGTGGCGTTGTAGCCGAGCAGGCAGGTCTGCGGGCCGACGGCGGTGGAGACGACTTGGGTGTAGCCGGCGGCGAGGCCGGTCTTGCTGCCGTTGACAGCGGCCCACGCGCGACTGAGGCGGGCGGGGCGGGATTTGAGAGCGTAGATGGTGGACATGGTGGATGTGGAGTTGGGGTGAGTTGCGTGGCGCGGGCGGTCAGGTGTTGGCCGGTTTCACGCGCTTGAATTGGATGTTGAGGAACTGGTTTCCGGTCAGCGTGAGGCCGGGCCAGGTTTGATCGAGCGAGGCGCCCATGGTCGTGGGCGCTGCGGGTTGCCAGAGGTAGTTTTTCAAACCGGCGGGCAGCGAGGCGGTGGGCGAGGGGCCCGGTGTGGCGCTGGACCAATGCTCCCACCACGCGACGTAGCCGGCGCCAGTGCACAGGAACGCACCGTCGAGACCGGCGGGCGGCGCGGCGGCGACGCCCTGCGCCCACGTCGCGAGCGCGGTGAGGAACGCGGGGTTGTTCGAGCCGGAGGCGAAGCCCGCGACGAGGTGCCGCGCGCTGCCGTGCATCCAGTCGATCGACTGCGGCAACAAGAACACGGGCGTCTCGAGCGCGAGCGTGCCGGTGAACGGTTGCGCGTAGCCGGCCGAGCTGGCGCCGGGGCTGAGGTCATACACGCCCTTGTGAGTGAGCGTGTAGGCGCGGCCGCCGACGGTGCCGGTGTTGTTGTCGTAGGCGGCCGGGCTGGCCCAGCAGAGCAGCGCGGTTTCCCAGGGCACGCCGGCGGGCAGGCCGGTTTGCGCGGGGACGCCGGGCAAGTAGGCCCAGAGACCGAGCGGTGGCTGCAGCAGGGCGCAGCCGGGGATGAAGGTGCCGCCGAGCAGTTCGAGGAACGAGGTGAGGTTGAGCGTGCTCAACGGATAACCTCGCCACACGCGGACATTGCCCGGCGCCACGACGTGGGACGTGGCGGTGCTCATGGCGCGTCAGCTTTTGAAGCCGCAGATGATGCTCCAGGTCGCGAGGCCGCTCATCACGGTCGTCCAGTAGCCGTATTTCGAATAATAGTATTCGGCGCACTTGCTCTGGAGGTCGTGGTTGAGCGAGCCGTTGATCGTGGGATCGGAGAGGTTGCGCACGCAGGCCCAGAGCGGCGGCGACTTCATCTCGGAGCACACGAGGCCGAGCACCGCGTCGTCCATCTCGACGGCCATGCCGAGCTTCGAGAGGTCGTTCACGGTTGTGCCGAACTCGAAGAAGTCCGTCGTGAGGATCGGATGGAACTTGGGAATCTGGCCGACGACGGGATACTTGCCGCCGTCGTAGTAAATCGTGGGCGCGGTGGGCTGCTTCGAGAGCGTGCAGACGGGCGAGGGTGGGGTTTCGCCGCCGAGTTTGCCGACGAAGAGCTTCATCAGTTGCATCGCCTCGGCGTTGTGCGCCTGCGGGACGGTCCAGTCGCTGTGGTAGGTTTTCCCGTTGAACGGGGCGTTCTTGTAGTGCTGCTCGCACATGAAGTGCGCGGCGCGGCTGACGGAGACGTCGCCGAGGCACATGTCGTTGTAGACGCCGCCGCTCGTGCCGGTGGTGAGGAAGAGCTTCGGCTTCGCCTCGGAGATCATCTGGGCGAGCATGTCCTTGATCGGGAGCGAATATTGGCCGTTCGGCAGGAGGATGCCGTCGGTGTGCATGTGGAGCTCGGTCTTGTAGACGAGCACTCGTTTGCCGCCGATGATCGAGAGGTAATAGCTGCCGAGGCGCTTGCTCTCGTGCGACGGGGCGTTGGGGCCGATCTGCGGGAGGTATTTCGTCTCGAAGAAACGCGCGTAGGGATACCAGTTGTAGCGGTCGACGCCCGGTGTGAGCACGTCGGCCATCGCGTTGCTTTCGGCGGAGGTGTCCATCATCGCGATGATGTCGACCTGCGGGAGGGGATCGTCGGGCTTCGGGGCGGGCGAGATCGCCTGGGGTTTGGGCGCGAGGCCGGTGGGGAACGGGATGTTGAGCGATTCCGAGCCGGCTTTGGCTTTGCCGGGAGCGACGAGGCGTTTGAGCGCGAACTCGTGACGGTGTGCGAATTCCTGCGGGGATTTGGTGGACTGCATGGGCGTCGATTTTTTCGCCGGGGTGACCGGTTTGTCTCCGCGTGTCGTCGAGAGACGTTGACGCTGGCCCGCGCGCGGACCGTCGGGAGGGCGAAACAGCGAGGCAAGCAGTATTCCTCCTCCCCGCCCACGTGGGGTTTGACGCCGCCATGCGGCCTCACGACGCTCGCGGGATGAGCGAGCTAACGAACGGCGCGTCGCGGATGCCGCCGCTGAAGGTCTGGTGGATCATCTGGGGCGCGATCCTGGTGAGCCTCGGCGCGATCTGGTGGAGCGTCGGGTTCCTGAAGCTGCCCGCCGCCGCGGCGCACAAGAACCCGTTTTACGACCTGGTCAGTTTGGTGCCGCTGTTCGTGAGCATCGTCGTGCGCTGGCTCGTGCTGCCGCGCTACACCGACGGCGCGCGGGCGTTCGTTGTTTTCGTCGCCGGCATCGCGTTGGCGGAGGTCGCGGGCATCCTCGGGATTTTTCTCGGTGGACCGTATCGCGACGACCTCTTCCTGCTCGGCGCGCTCGGCATCGCGCAATTCGTGCCGCTCTATACGAAGCGCCTGCAGGAGCCGAAGCCCGAGGGTTTCATCCCGAACAACTGACGCCCGCCGCGCCGCCGCAGACCTTTGTCGGCGCGAAGGTCACGGGCGGGATCGTCATGTGGTCGACGGGCGTCGCGCCGAGGTGGCGGGCGAGTTTGTCGAGCCAGCTCTCGCGGAAGACGGGGCGGTGGCCGGCGGTCGTCGCCGTCGGATCGAGTCGCAGCGTGGCGGTGATGTCGGATTCGTGGTCGGTCAGTTTCATGTTGTCCGCACCGTAGGTCAGTCGCTGCGCAAATCCAGTGGACGCCGCGCAATCGGCCGCTGTTGCGCGCGGCGATGTGGTCGCGTGTGCCGTTTGGGCGGGACGCCCGGCACAGTGCGTTTGCGCTGATACGAGACTTGCCAACGCCGAAAGGAGTCGGTCTGGTGACTAGGTGTTTCACCCTAGCAGAACACTGGTCGCCTTTTTCGCGCTTTGCGGCGTCGCCGCCGTGGCGAGCGGAGCGCCGGAGCCGGTGACGTTGCAACTGAAGTGGAAACACCAGTTCCAGTTCGCCGGTTACTACGCCGCGATCGCCCAGGGCTACTACCGCGACGCCGGGCTCGAGGTCCAGTTGCGCGAAGCCGAACCGGGCCGCGATCCGGTCGAGAGCGTGTTGCACGGCGAGGCCGATTTCGGCGTGGGCACATCGGAGCTGTTGCTGCTGCGCGGACAGGGCAAACCGGTCGTCGTGCTCGCGGCGATTTTCCAGCACTCGCCGCTGACGCTGCTCACGCGGCGCACCGAGCGCGTGAACGATCTGCAGGCGCTGCACGACCAGCCGATCATGATCGAGCCGCAGTCGGCCGAGCTCTTCGCCTACTTCCGCAACGAGGGCGTCGATCCCGCCAAACTGCACATCGTGCACCACACTTTCGAAGTGCGCGATCTGATCGACGGCCGCGTGGCTGCGATGTCCGCCTACGCGAGCGACGAGCCGTTCCTGCTGCGGCAGGCGGGCGTCGACTACCTCGCCTTCACGCCGCGCGCCGGCGGCATCGATTTCTACGGCGATAACCTTTTCACCACCGAGCGGCAGGTCCGCGAACACCCGGACCGCGTGCGCCGTTTCCGCGAGGCCAGCCTGCGCGGCTGGGATTATGCGCTCGCGCACCCCGACGAGATCGTGGCCCTCATCCTCCAGCACTACAGCCAGCGCAAGAGCCGCGAACACCTCCAATTCGAGGCGGCGCAAACCGCCCAACTCATGCATCCCGGCCTGATCGAAGTCGGCCACATGAACCCCGGCCGCTGGCGCCACATGGCGGACACCTACGCCGAATTCGGCATGCTGCCGCGCGATTTCGCGCTCGGCGCGTTCCTCTACGATCCCAACCCGAAACCCGACCTGCGCTGGGTTTATTGGACGCTCGGCGGCGCCGCGGCGTTGCTGGTCGCCGCCCTCGGCTGGGTGCTGCCCTTGATGCGGCTCAACCGCCGGCTGCGCGCCGCCGATGACTCGAAGACGCGCTTCCTCGCCTTCCTCGCTCACGAAATCCGCACGCCGCTCAACGGCATGGCGGGCGTCGTCGACCTGATGAAATCCGAGCCGCTCAGCGCAGCGCAACGCGAGCTGCTCGAGCTCCAGGAACGCTCCGCGCAAAACCTCCTGCGCCTCGTCGACAGCGTGCTCGACTACTCGCGCCTCGATGCCGGCAAGATGACCGTCGAGCGCGCGCCGGTCGAGCTCCGCACCTTCGCCGCCGACGTCTGCGAACTCTTCCGCACCGTTGCCCAAGCCCGCAAAGTCAACCTCCGCTGCGAAATCGCGCCCGACGTGCCGGCCTGCGTGCAGACCGACGGCGTGAAGCTGCGCCAGATCCTCGCCAACCTGCTCTCGAACGCCGTGAAATTCACGATCGTCGGCAATGTCACGCTCGCCATCGCGCGCGTCGGCACGACGCCGGACGGCGCGCTGCGTTTGCGGTTCAGCGTCACAGATACCGGGCCGGGCATCGCGCCCGACGCGCTGGCGCGGCTCTTTCAGCCGTTCGAGCAGGCCGACGCGACCGTCGTGCGCCGGCACGGAGGCAGCGGCCTCGGGTTGAACATCTCGCGCTCGCTGGCCCAACTGCTCGGCGGCGATATCCGCGTGGAGAGCCAGCCCGGCGTCGGCTCGACTTTCATGGTCGAGATCGTGGCCGCCGAGGTCGCCTACGCCTGATCAACGGCGGCGCTGCACTTCTGCGCGCATGCGCGCGAACTCGGTGCGCAGCCACTGCTTCGTCTCGGCGGACAACGCATTCCAGTGCGTGCCGCTCAATCCGCCTTCCACGGCGTAGGCCATGAGCACATTGACCGGGCGGCCGCTCTCGAGGAGGCGGCGGCACACGCCGATGGGACCGAGCTTCACGATCTGTGCGCGCGTGTGGATGCCGGCGGCGTCGAGCCACGCCGCGGTCTTGGGGCCGAGATTGAGCAGCGCGGCGACCTCGCCGGCGCGCCCACGCGGCGCCCGTTCGCGATCGATCAGGATTGGCTTCGGACGCGGCATGGTCAGACGGTGAGCTCGATGCGGTTGCCGTCGGGATCGAGCACGACACTTTCGTAGTAGCCGTCGCCGGTGCGGCGCGGCGCCGCGACCACGGCGATGCCCGCGGCGCGGAATCGTTCGGTCGTCTCATCGACCGCGCGCTCGCTGCCGAGCGAGAGCGCGAAATGCGCGAGCCCGAGTGCCTCGCGGCCGCCGTTTTCCGGGCGCGCCGCGATGTCGGGACGCTGCATCAACTCCAGCCGCGCTCCGCCGGCGAAGCTCAGGAAATACGAACGGAAATCCGTGCGCGGATTGTGGTAGGCGGCACCGGCCCGCGCGCCGCAATGCGTTTCGTAGAAACGCCGCGCGCGTTCCAAGTCGTCGGTCCACAAAGCGAGGTGCTCGATGCGCATTTCCCGTTGCAGATTGTCGACCGCGAGAGCGGAGGCAAGCGCCGCGCCGGTCGACGCGGGCGGCGTCGGACCGGGCGCGCCAACCCGAGCCGCGTATCTCACGGTGCGCCGCGGACGACGATCTTGCCGAAATGCTCGCCGCGACCCAGGCGGGCGAATGCGGCCGGTAACTCGGCGAACTCGAACACGCGATCGACGACGGGGCGGATGCGGTCACGCTCGAGCGCGCGGTTGAGCGCCTCGAAATCCGCGCGCGAACCGACGCGCAGGCCGTGGACCGTCGTGAGATTGCCAATGAGATCGAGCACGTTGACCGGCAGATCGTGTCCGCTGAGGAATCCGACGATCGCGATCCGGCCGCCGAGCGCGACCGAGCGCAGCGCCTCCGGAAAACTCGCCGGCCCGCCGACCTCGAGCACGAGCGCCGCGCCGCGTCCGCCGGTGATCGCGCGCACCCGTCTCGACCAATCCGGCACGGTCCGGTAGTTGATCGTTGCCTCAGCGCCGAGCGCGGTGGCGCGGGCGAGTTTGTCGTCGCTGCTGGAGGTGATGATCGCGCGGAAACCGGCGGCGTGGGCGAGTTGCAGGCCGAACAGCGAAACGCCGCCGGTGCCTTCGAACACGACCCAGTCGCCCGGGCGGAGATCGCGCCGTCCGAACAGCGCGTTCCACGCGGTGACCCCCGCGATGGGCAGCGTGGCGGCTTCCTCGAACGAGAGGTGGGCGGGCAGACGCACGATGCCGTCGGCGGGAAGCGCGGAGCATTCGGCGGCGAGTCCCGGTGCGAGGTGGCTCGCGAGGCTGCGCCGGAGGTTTTCCGGCGTCGCGGCACCGGCGAGCCAGCTCTGGATGTAGTGGCCGGCGACGCGGTCGCCGATTTTCCAGTTCGTGACGTCCGCGCCGACCGCGACGATTTCACCGGCGCCGTCGGACAGCGGCACGTAGGGAAACGGCAGGTTGGGCAGGTAGCTGCCCTGCACGAGCACGAGGTCGCGATAATTGACGGAGAACGCGCGCCAGCGCACGAGGACGTCGTGCGGGCCGGGTTGAGGTGCGGGTTGATCGACGAGCGTGAGCGCGTCGACGCCGAAGCGGGGGAGTTGCCAGGTTTTCATGGGACCGGATGGGCGCGGTTCACTGCAGGAGCAGTCGGATCAACTCGTGTTGATCCGGGGCGAGCAGGTAACACGCGGTGAGGATGGCCGGGCGGTCGCCGATGTTGTCGAAGTGGAGCACGCGCGCGTTGGCGGGTTCGTGGACGGCGTCGCCGGCGCGCAGGATTTGGCGCGGGCCGCCTTCCAGTTGGAAGAGGATCTCGCCCTCCATCACGACACCGATCACGGGACACGGATGCAGGTGCAGGCCCGTGGGGGAGTGCGGTTGCAGGGTGACGCGTTTGATCGCGATGCTGGCCACCGAACGCGCGGGATCGATGACCGCGTTCAGCAAGTCTTGGCGGGTCACGGCCGGAGTGGCGGCGACGGCGAGGGAGTGGAGCGCGGCGAAGCCGAGCAGTGGGAGCAGGCGCGAGCGGAGGAGGGCGGTGGGTTTCATGAGGGGACCACTTTACGCGCCGCGATCGCGACCGGCTAATGCCTCCTTTTTGGGCTCGTATGCCTTGGGGTAATGAGGCCCTTTTCGGGCATGGAATTGCGGCACCTGCGATATTTCGTGGCGGTGGCGGAGATATTGAATTTTTCCCGCGCCGCGATCCGCATGCAGGTCACGCAGCCCGCGCTCAGCCGGCAAATCCGTGACCTCGAACACGAGCTCGGCTGCACGCTGCTGCGGCGCGGAGCGAACGCCCGCACCGAGCTGACGCCCGAGGGCCGCCAGTTTCTGGCCGGGGCCCGCGAAGTGCTGGCGGCCGCGGAGCGGATCGTCGCGGAGGCGCGGAGCTCCCGCGCGCGACTGCGGCTCGGCCACTACGGCGCCATTTGGCTCGATTACTTCGCCGCCGGCCTGCAGCGCTTCGCGCGCCGGCATCCGCGCGTCGTGTTGCAACCGGTGGAGCTGACGCCCGGCGCGCTGCCCGCGGCGCTGCGGCGCGGCGAGGTGGAGGTGGCGCTGCTCGGGCAGACCGACGCGACGCTGCGCCGGGAATTCGCGACGACGCTGGCGGCCAGCATGCCGGCGCAGGTCATCCTCCCGGCCGGACATCCGCTGGCGAAACGCCGCCGGCTGCCGCTGCAGGAGTTGCGGGGCGCGAATTGGGTGACGTGGGACGAGGCGGAATTCCCCGGCCGCAAGCGGCTGCTGGTCGAGGCCTGTCGCGCGGCGGGTTTCCGGCCGCGCGTCACGCACCACACCGACAGTCTCGCGTCGATGCTGGTGCGCGTGTCCACGTGTGGCGAGGTCGGCCATTCCGTGCCGATGGCGGCGCGCTCGCGTCCACCGGGAGTCGTGTTCGCCGACACGGAGCCCGCCGGCGCGATGGTCTTCGAGATGCACGTGGGCTGGCTGAAGAACGCGCCGCGTGCGGCGTTGATCGCCGATCTCGTGGAGGAGCTGGCTCGCGTCCGACCGTGAGCGCGATCAGCTGCCGCTGAGGCGGCCGGTTTCGGCGAGGCGCTCGAGGAAGATCCAGCTGCGTTTCGCCTGCACCTCGGCGCTTTTCGCCTGGAAAATGTAGCGCACCACCTGGCGGCGTTGCGCGACGCTGTGCGCGAGCCAGCGCTGTTCCAGCTCGGGGCGCGCTTGGAACGTCTTGCGCATTTCCTCCGGCAGGTCGGGTTCGCGCGAGGCGGTGTCGGGCTCAAGGGTGAATTCGATCGTGTCGCCGGCGTCGACTTCGGCGGCGCGGAGCAGCTCGACCTTGAAGGCGAGTTTCAGTTTGCCGGGCTTGCCGGGCAGCAGCGTCACGCGGTCGATGTCGTCGTTGAAGCGCAGCACGGCGTTCCAGCCTTGGCCGCCGCCCTTGATCTCGGCGGGCGGTAACTCGAGTTCGGCGATGATGCGTTTCGGCAGATCGACCCAACGCACGAGTGAAACGCGATAGAGTTTGGCGCGGAATTCCTGGCGCATGGCGGCAGTGCGCGGCGCGGTCCGTTCAGCGCACGGCGTGCGCGCGCTCGCGGAGGAAGCGCGCGATCTCGCGCGTGTTGGGCATCGCCTCGGCGGTGCCGGGCTGCATGACGGCGAGCGCGGCGACGGCGTTGGCGAAGTGGGCGGCTTCGACGACGTTCTTCTTGAACTTCACCAACCCGGCCGCGAAGCCGCCGACGAACGCGTCGCCCGCGCCGGTGGAATCGATGACTTCGACCGGGTGCGCGTTCATGCGGAGATAGGCGTCGGGTTGGGAAACGAAGCAGCCGCGCGCGCCGAGGGTGAGGATGACGATGGGCACCTGGAGGCAGCGGCAGAGCCGGTGCAAGGCATCGGCCTTTAGCGCGTGCAGGGCGGTCTCGGTGAATTCTCCGACCTCGCGGTAGGCGGCGGTGCGCAGCAGCGCGGCGCAGGCGGAGTGCTGGCGCACGAGCGTGATGAACTCGGACTCGTTCGGGATCAGCACCTCGACGTGGCGCAGCAGCGCGAGATCGAAATCCGGCCGCATCGGCGCGGGATTCAGGACGGTGACGGCGCCGTTCTTGCGGCCGTGCCGCAGCACGTGGGAGACGGTCGTGTAGTCGGATTCGCCCTGGCAGACGACGACGTGCGCCAAGGCGAGCGGAGCCAGCGGGACGTCGTGCTTGTGCAGCGCCATGTTGGCGCCCGGCGCGATGACGATCTGGTTCTGACCGGCTTCGTCGATCGTGATGGAGGCGGTGCCGGTGGCGTATTTGTGTTTCTCGATGAAGTTCGTGCGCAGGCCGACCGACGCGGCGAATTTCTTCGCACTGCTGCCGAACGTGTCGCGGCCGATCGCGCCGATGAAAAGCGTCGGTGCGCCGGCGCGGGTGGCGGCCACCGCCTGATTGAAACCCTTGCCGCCCGGGCCGGTGCGAAAATCGCCGACCAACGTCTCGCCGGGCCGGGGGAACCGCCGCGCATAGAAGGCCAAATCCTGCATGAAACTGCCGACGATGACGACGCGGGATGACACGAAGGCCGAGCCTAGACGGGCGCGCGCGGCGAATGCACTTAAAATATCCGGAGGCGCGGAAATCGGGCCGGGGTTGATGGTTTTTTCGTAATTGGCGCGGGAGTTTTCCGCGGAGTGCCGCTCGACGCCGCACCGCGACCGTCCGTCCAAAGACACGCCCCGGGCGCGCGCGGGGCGCGTAGGTTGCGGGTGATGTCGACTCCCTCCGCTGTTCTCGCGCGTGTGCCCGGTCTTGCGCCGGCGACTCCCGCCGTGGTTCGCTCGTCCGCGATGAACCGCGCCCCAGTCGACGCCGCCGCCAAGCTCGAACGCGCCAAGCGCCGCCTCTACGTCGCCGCGCAGATCGGAGGGTGGGGCGCGTTCCTGCTGTTCCAGTTCGGCGTGGCGACGACCTTCGGGGATCCTTCGAAGGCGACGCGCGACGCCACCACGGAAAGCGCGATCTATTGGATGATCGCGCTGATGGGCCTGGTGCTGACGCATTACGCCCGGCGTTTCATGGAATCGTGGGGTTGGAAGAACATGAACTGGCGGGCGCTCACCCCGCGCGTGATTGGGATGGCTGCGGTGCTGGCGTTCCTCTGGTGCGCGGTCGGCTACGGCTATTCCTATGGCATCGTGGGCCTGGCGTGGCCGTCGAAGTTCAACCCGGTCGCCGTCTTCTTCTTCAGCTGGATCAACAGCCTCGTGGTGATGTTCGGCTGGTTGAGCGCGTATTTTTTCTACCACATCTTCGAGCGCCTGCAGCGCATGCAGGTCGAGCAGCTGCGCCTCGCGGCGAGCGCCAAGGAAGCCGAGTTGCGCGCGCTGAAATCGCAGGTGAATCCGCACTTCCTCTTCAACTCGCTCAACAGCCTGCGCGCGTTGATCGACGAGGACGCGCCGCGCGCCCGCGAGTCCGTCACGCGGCTGGCCAACATGCTCCGCTATTCGCTCCAGTCGGGCCAGCTGGAGACCGTGCCGTTCGAGGACGAGGTGCGCATCGTCGAGGATTACCTCGCGCTCGAGCAGATCCGGCACGAGTCGCGGCTCCGCGTCCGGTGGGACATCGCTGACGACGTGCGCGCCTGCGGCGTGCCGCCGATGCTGCTCCAGACGCTGGCGGAGAACGCGGTCAAATACGGCATCTCCGCGCGCCGCGGTGGCGGCGAGCTCGTCATCTCGGCTCAGTTGGTGGAGAAGGAACTCGTCATCCGCGTCACCAATCCCGGCGATCTGTCCCAGCCCGCCAGCAGCGCCGCGGCGAAGGCCGGCTCGTCCACGGGCGTGGGTCTGCGCAACGCCTCCGAACGCCTCCGAACGGCTCAAACTCCTCTTCGGCGACCGCGCCCGTCTGTCGCTCACGGCCGAGCCGGCCGGCTTCGTCACGGCCGAAGTGCGCATCCCCTGCCTGGCCCGCCCATG
This window of the Candidatus Didemnitutus sp. genome carries:
- a CDS encoding ribokinase, which produces MSSRVVIVGSFMQDLAFYARRFPRPGETLVGDFRTGPGGKGFNQAVAATRAGAPTLFIGAIGRDTFGSSAKKFAASVGLRTNFIEKHKYATGTASITIDEAGQNQIVIAPGANMALHKHDVPLAPLALAHVVVCQGESDYTTVSHVLRHGRKNGAVTVLNPAPMRPDFDLALLRHVEVLIPNESEFITLVRQHSACAALLRTAAYREVGEFTETALHALKADALHRLCRCLQVPIVILTLGARGCFVSQPDAYLRMNAHPVEVIDSTGAGDAFVGGFAAGLVKFKKNVVEAAHFANAVAALAVMQPGTAEAMPNTREIARFLRERAHAVR
- a CDS encoding histidine kinase, which translates into the protein MNRAPVDAAAKLERAKRRLYVAAQIGGWGAFLLFQFGVATTFGDPSKATRDATTESAIYWMIALMGLVLTHYARRFMESWGWKNMNWRALTPRVIGMAAVLAFLWCAVGYGYSYGIVGLAWPSKFNPVAVFFFSWINSLVVMFGWLSAYFFYHIFERLQRMQVEQLRLAASAKEAELRALKSQVNPHFLFNSLNSLRALIDEDAPRARESVTRLANMLRYSLQSGQLETVPFEDEVRIVEDYLALEQIRHESRLRVRWDIADDVRACGVPPMLLQTLAENAVKYGISARRGGGELVISAQLVEKELVIRVTNPGDLSQPASSAAAKAGSSTGVGLRNASERLRTAQTPLRRPRPSVAHGRAGRLRHGRSAHPLPGPPMKALLIDDERLARNELRRLLAAHKDIEIVGEAVDVEDALDKISALKPDLIFLDVQMPGADGFSLLEQLETTLPAVIFTTAYDEFAVKAFEFNALDYLLKPVDPNRLGAALEKLRLRAASGSPAEAAGRTRLSLEDKVFVREGDQCWFVPVKNIRLLESEGNYTRVHFDDNKPQLFRSLTAMEERLDAKHFFRANRKQVINLAWVDGIEPWFSGGLLVRLKGGLKVELSRRQAQDFRERMSL